In Malus sylvestris chromosome 16, drMalSylv7.2, whole genome shotgun sequence, the following are encoded in one genomic region:
- the LOC126607747 gene encoding heat stress transcription factor A-6b-like, with protein sequence MNLDQDPVSFSSSSAAPDHPLPLERLYDQGPPAFLTKTYDIVDDPSTNHIVSWSRDNNSFVVLDPNSFAMSLLPRYFKHNNFSSFVRQLNTYGFRKVDTDRWEFANEAFLRGQKHLLKNIRRRKASHLPQASQKTLDSCVEVGRFGLDIEIDQLRRDKQVLMGELVKLRQQQQANRVYLQGMEDRLKRTELKQQHMLSFLARAMQNPNFVQQLSQQKDLRKELEEAVTKKRRRTIEKGPSNVEVDEFGQVGVETFVKVEPQEYGDISDQFEVSELDQFAIDMPGVSGSQNVHGDQECKERDEEHEGRGKDLDKGFWQDLFNENIDEEIGLLGVQEEDEEDVNVLIEELGFLAPSPK encoded by the exons ATGAATCTTGATCAAGACCCAGTAAGCTTTTCGTCTTCGAGTGCGGCCCCTGATCATCCTCTGCCATTGGAGAGGCTCTATGACCAAGGTCCTCCGGCATTTCTCACCAAAACGTATGACATCGTCGATGACCCATCAACCAACCACATTGTTTCATGGAGCAGAGACAACAACAGCTTTGTTGTTTTGGATCCCAATAGCTTTGCCATGAGTCTTCTCCCCAGATATTTCAAGCACAACAATTTCTCCAGCTTTGTCAGGCAGCTCAACACCTAT GGATTTAGGAAGGTTGATACAGACAGATGGGAGTTTGCTAATGAAGCGTTTCTCAGAGGGCAAAAGCATCTTTTAAAGAATATCAGGAGGAGGAAGGCATCCCATCTTCCTCAGGCTTCACAGAAAACTTTGGACTCTTGTGTAGAAGTTGGGAGGTTTGGATTGGACATAGAGATCGACCAGTTGAGGCGCGATAAACAAGTACTAATGGGGGAACTAGTGAAGCTTCGACAGCAACAGCAAGCTAATAGAGTTTACCTCCAAGGAATGGAAGATAGACTGAAGAGGACAGAGTTGAAACAACAACATATGTTGAGTTTCTTGGCAAGGGCAATGCAGAATCCTAATTTTGTACAACAATTGTCTCAGCAGAAGGACTTAAGGAAGGAACTGGAGGAAGCAGTTACCAAGAAGAGAAGGCGGACTATTGAGAAAGGGCCTAGTAATGTTGAGGTGGATGAATTTGGCCAAGTTGGAGTAGAGACTTTTGTTAAAGTTGAACCACAAGAATATGGTGACATTTCTGATCAGTTTGAAGTTTCGGAGTTGGACCAATTTGCTATAGACATGCCGGGGGTAAGCGGAAGCCAAAATGTTCATGGTGACCAAGAATGTAAAGAGAGAGacgaagaacatgaaggtagaGGCAAAGACCTGGATAAGGGTTTTTGGCAAGATTTGTTCAATGAGAATATTGATGAAGAAATTGGTTTGCTTGGTGTTCAagaagaggatgaggaagatGTCAATGTGTTAATTGAGGAGCTTGGTTTTTTAGCTCCCAGTCCCAAGTAA